The nucleotide sequence TCAGTCCGCGGTCCGACGAGTGCAGCACGCGCGCGTGCGCCGCGCCGCCGGTCGCCAGCCAGACGTCCTTCGCCCCGGAGGCGACCAGGCACTGACCGCTCGCCGCGAAGCCCGCCTCGCCGGCCAGGGCGGCGGGCATGCCGTCGTCCGGCAGCACCTTCCAGGAGCGGCCGCCGTCGGCGGTGGACAGGACGCGGAACCGGCCGTCCACCGGATCGCTCACGGCGAGGCCGTGGCGGCGGTCGAAGAAGGTCATGCAGTCGTAGAACGCCCGGGCGTCGGTGTTGCGGAAGGACTCGGTCCAGGTCGTGCCGCCGTCCTCGGTGCGGTAGACACGCGATGCCTCGCCCTCGCCGATCGCGAGCACGACGGCGCGGCGCGCGTCGAACGCCTCGACGTCGCGGAACTGGAGGTCGGCGGCGCCGGGCGGCGAGACGTCGCGCCAGCTCGCGCCGCCGTCGGAGGTCCGCACGACGGTGCCCTGGGTGCCGGCCGCCCACGCCGTGTCCCGGTCGACCGCCGCGAGACCGCGGAAGCGGACGCCGGTCGTGCCGGTCTCCTCGAGGTCCCAGTGCGGTGCCCGCGGGCCCGGGGTGTGCGCCTGGGCGGGCAGCGCGGCCAGGAGGGCGAGCGCCGCCCCGCAGAGTGCCGCCGCCGCCCGGCCGCGCCCCGGCGCCGCTCGCCCGAACGCCGCCCGAACCGTGCCCGCACGTCCCGTGCCCGCCAGTGGTTCGCCTGTCCGTACCGTGCGTCGCGTCTTCCCCAAGCGCCTCATGGCGGGCGAAGCTAGTCCACGGCCCCGGCGCCGTCCAGATGCCCTCGACCGCCCCGCCCGCCCCACGGGTCGCGGCGGGAGAAGTGAGTCACTCAGGTGCATGAAGGCGGTGACCGAGGTCACTAGGAATGGGTGTGCACGGATCGGCCGGTTCCGGCGTCTCTTCCAGTGTCCGGACGCACCGCCCGGAAGATCGTCCCGCCGTCACGAGGGAGCAAGGCGTTGTCCACCGTCATCGAGCAGCCCGTAGAGGCACGTCTGGTCGCCGCGGCACCCCGGATGCAGACCATCCCCGCCACCCTGCACTACGACCGCCAGGATCCCTTCGCCGTCCGCATGACCTTCCCGGCCCCCGCCACCCTGGAGGGCGTCGAGGTCTGCTGGACCTTCGCCCGCGACCTGCTCACCGCCGGCCTGCACGGCGCCGAGGGTCACGGCGACGTCCGGGTGCGGCCCTACGGTTTCGGCCGCACCGTGCTGGAGTTCCACGCGCCCGAGGGCACCGCCGTCGTGCACGTCCACTCCGAGGAGATCGAGGGGTTCCTGCTGGCCACGCACGAGCTGGTGCCGGCCGGCACGGAGCACCGGCAGCTGGACCTGGACCACGATCTCGCGGAGCTGATGCGCGACGCCTGTTAATCCGTTGACAGTCCCCTCGGGTCTTCCTACGGTGTAGAACGGTTCTGTTGCCGCCGATAGGAGAAGGACGTTGCTCGTCTGAGGTCTTGAGACACCGCGCCACACCGTCGTCGTGTGTGCGCCGCGTGCGACCTCGGCCTTCGAGCCGTCCTTGCGGAGCAGGACTTCTTCCCTGTGCTCGCGCTTCCCCGCTGCCGCGGTGGTCGCCGCTTCCCGGTGTCTCGACACGTGTCGCCCCTGACCGCACACGCATCCACGAGGCCCGTTTTGACTCATTCCATCACCTGCACCTCCCTCGCCTTCTCCTGGCCGGACGGCACCCCCGTCCTCGAGGGGCTCGACGTCGCCTTCGGTCCCGGCCGGACCGGACTCGTCGGCGTCAACGGCTCCGGCAAGTCGACCCTGCTGAAGCTGATCGCCGGGGAGCTCTCCCCCGCCGACGGCACCGTGCGCACGGCCGGCGAGGTCGGGCACCTCCCGCAGAGCGTCACCCTCGACACCGCGCTGCGCGTCGACGCGGCGCTCGGCATCGCCGACCGGCGGCGCGCGCTGCACGCCATCGAGGCCGGCGACACCCACGAACGGCACTTCGAGACCATCGGCGACGACTGGGACGTCGAGGAACGCGCCCTGGCCACCCTCGGCGAGCTCGGCCTCGGCCACGTCGGTCTCGACCGCACCATCGGTGAGCTGTCGGGCGGCGAGTCGGTACTGCTGCGGCTGGCCGCGCTGCTGCTGCGCAGGCCGGACATCCTGCTGCTGGACGAACCGACCAACAACCTCGACCTGTACGCCCGCCGGCGGCTCTACGCGGCCGTCGCCTCCTGGCCGGGCGTGCTGGTCGTGGTCAGCCACGACCGCGAGCTGCTCGACCTCGTCGACCAGATCGCCGACCTGCGGGCGGGAGAGGTCACCTGGTACGGCGGCAACTTCTCGGCGTACGAGGAGGCCCTGGCCACCGAGCAGGACGCCGCCGAGCGCATGGTGCGCGTCGCGGAGGCCGACCTGCGCAAGCAGAAGCGGGAACTGGTCGACGCGCAGGTCAAACTGGCCCGCCGCAAGCGGTACGGCCAGAAGATGTTCGACCAGAAACGCGAGCCGAAGATCGTCATGGGGGCGCGCAAACGCTCGGCCCAGGAGTCCGCGGGCAAGCACCGGATCATGCACGAGGAGAAGCTCGCCGAGGCCAGGGAGCGGCTCGACGACGCGGTGGAGGCCGTGCGGGACGACGACGAGATCCGCGTCGACCTGCCGTTCACGGCCGTGCCGCCGGGGCGCGAGGTCCTCACCCTCATGGACCTGCGCCTGGCGTACGGCGCGCGCGTGGACGGCGGTCTCGACCTGCGCGGCCCCGAGCGCGTCGCGCTGATCGGGCGCAACGGCGCGGGCAAGACGACCCTGCTGCGCACCATCGCGGGGGAACTGGCGCCGGAGGCGGGCGAGGCGCACGCGCACGTGCCGTTGCGGTTCCTGCCGCAGCGGCTCGACATCCTCGACGGCGAGCTCACGGTCGCCGAGAACGTGGCCCGGTTCGCGCCGGGCGCCACCAACAACCGGGTCCGGGCCCGGCTGGCCCGCTTCCTGTTCCGGGGCGCCCGCGCGGACCAGAAGGCGGCGACGCTGTCCGGCGGCGAGCGCTTCCGGGCGAGCCTGGCGGCGCTGATGCTGGCCGAGCCGGCGCCCCAGCTGCTCATGCTGGACGAGCCGACGAACAACCTCGACATGGCGAGCGTGCGCCAGCTGACCACCGCTCTGGAGTCGTACGAGGGCGCCCTCGTCGTGGCCAGCCACGACCTGCCGTTCCTGGAGTCCATCGGCATCACCCGCTGGCTGCTGCTGGACGGGGAACTGCGCGAGACGACGGCCGAGGAGGTGGCGAGCCCGACGTAGGCCGGGGCGCACCCGGGGCCCGGGTGCGCCCGGGGCGGGTGGTATCAGGAGGGGCACATTGTTACTGAGGGGTTTTGTCCTGGTGGTCCCGGCCTGCATGATGGCTGACCGGCGCCGTGTCCGAGGCGCCGGTCCGTGCGTCCGAGGCGCCGGTCCGTGCCACCCGATTCGGAGACCTGGACGTGCCCAGCAAGAAGGCCCTCATCCGCCGCCCCAGCCCGCGCCTCGCCGAAGGCCTGGTCACGCACGTCGAGCGGGAGAAGGTCGACGTGGAGCTCGCCCTGGAGCAGTGGGAGGCGTACGCCGAGGCGCTGCGCACGCACGGCTGGGAGACCGTGGAGGTCGACCCGGCCGACGACTGCCCGGACTCCGTGTTCGTCGAGGACACGGTGGTGATGTACCGCAACGTCGCCCTGATCGCGCGCTCCGGCGCCGAGTCCCGGCGGGACGAGACGCTCGGGGTCGAGGAGGCCGTGGCGCGCCTGGGCTGCTCCGTGAACTGGATCTGGGAGCCGGGCACGCTGGACGGCGGGGACGTGCTGAAGATCGGCGACACGATCTACGTCGGCCGGGGCGGGCGGACCAACGCGGCCGGCGTCCAGCAGGTGCGCGCCGCGTTCGAACCGCTGGGGGCGCGGGTCGTGGCCGTCCCGGTGAGCAAGGTCCTGCACCTGAAGTCGGCGGTCACCGCGCTGCCCGACGGCACGGTGATCGGCCACATCCCCAAGGTGGACCGGCCCTCGCTGTTCCCGCGCTTCCTGTCGGTGCCCGAGGAGGCCGGCTCGCACGTGGTGCTGCTCGGCGGCCCGCACGTGCTCATGTCGGCGGCCGCGCCGAAGTCCGCCGAGCTGCTCGCCGACCTCGGGCTCGAGCCCGTCGTCGTCGACATCGGGGAGTTCGAGAAACTCGAGGGCTGTGTGACATGCCTCTCGGTCCGGCTGCGCGAGCTGTACGCCTGACCGGGTGATCGCATCACCCTTGCGGCCCTGGGACCTGCGGTTCCCGGGGCCGTTCGGCATGCCCCGGAATGTCTGGCGCAACACGGCTGATCAGCGATCTTTACACAGCGCTTAACCGACGGCTTCGTAACCTACGGATACGTAGCCTACGATCCCGTAAGTTCCGGCTCCGCTCGCCGGACTGTGCCACTCCGCTTCACGTCCCCTGGAGTTCTCGTGACGATCACTTCCCCTCACCTCGGCAGCCCCGCCGTCTGGACCGACGCCAAGCTGCTGTACGCCCTGGAGGAAGTCGTCGAGACCGAACTGAACCGGCACCTGAAGGTGACCAAGGACTGGATGCCCCACGAGTACGTCCCGTGGAGCGACGGCCGCAACTTCCCCGGCTTCTTCGAGGACGGCGAGGCCTGGGACAAGGAGCAGTCCAAGGTCACCGAGATCGGCCGGATCGCGCTGGTCGTGAACCTGCTCACCGAGGACAACCTGCCCAGCTACCACCACGAGATCGCCTCGCTCTTCGGCCGGGACGGCGCCTGGGGCACCTGGGTGCACCGCTGGACGGCCGAGGAGGGCCGGCACGGCATCGTGATGCGCGACTACCTGCTCGCCTCGCGCGCGGTGGACCCGGACAAGCTGGAGCAGTTCCGCATGGCCCACATGAGCGAGGGCTTCGAGTCCGACAACCGGCACTCGATGCTGCACTCGGTCGCCTACGTGGCCTTCCAGGAGCTGGCGACCCGCGTCTCGCACCGCAACACCGGCCACCAGTCCGGGGACCCGGTCTGCGACCGCATGCTGGCGCGCATCGCGACCGACGAGAACCTGCACATGGTCTTCTACCGCAACCTCCTCAAGGCCGCGTTCCAGCTGGCGCCCGACCTGACGATGCAGGCCGTGCGCGACGTCCTCGTCAACTTCCGCATGCCCGGTCACGGCATGCCCGGCTTCGAGCGCTTCGCCGCGCAGATGGCCATCGGCGAGGTGTACAACCTGCGGATCCACCACGACGACGTGATCCAGCCCGTGCTGCGCTTCCTGAAGGTCATGGAGATCGACGGCCTCGGCCCCGAGGGCCAGAAGGCGCAGGAGGAGATCGGTCTGTACATGGGCGGCCTCGACTCCGAGGCGTCCAAGTTCGACGAGAAGCTGGCGATCCGCAAGGCGCGGATGGCCGCCCGCGCGGCGGGCTGACCCGCGCCCCTCGCCTTAACGACGGCTCGCGCCGGGACCCGCTCCCCGGTGCGGGCCGTTCGCGTCCCACGGCACCAGGGGGCGGGGCGGCCGGATTCGAACCGGCGTGTTCCGGTTCTGGAGACCGGTGCGACTGCCTCTGCGCTACGACCCCGCCTTGCGCCGAAGCGTAGTGGCCCGGCCGACGCCGCCGCAGCGAATCCGCCGGCA is from Streptomyces asoensis and encodes:
- a CDS encoding WD40/YVTN/BNR-like repeat-containing protein — translated: MRRLGKTRRTVRTGEPLAGTGRAGTVRAAFGRAAPGRGRAAAALCGAALALLAALPAQAHTPGPRAPHWDLEETGTTGVRFRGLAAVDRDTAWAAGTQGTVVRTSDGGASWRDVSPPGAADLQFRDVEAFDARRAVVLAIGEGEASRVYRTEDGGTTWTESFRNTDARAFYDCMTFFDRRHGLAVSDPVDGRFRVLSTADGGRSWKVLPDDGMPAALAGEAGFAASGQCLVASGAKDVWLATGGAAHARVLHSSDRGLTWTAADSTIPAGDPARGVFALAFRDRAHGLAVGGDYRADQPSPRSAAGTSDAGRTWRPAAVPVAAYRSGVAWLPHSRSAALAVGPTGTDLTTDAGRTWRTVDTGSYDTVDCTRDGGCWAAGEQSRVARLER
- a CDS encoding SsgA family sporulation/cell division regulator produces the protein MSTVIEQPVEARLVAAAPRMQTIPATLHYDRQDPFAVRMTFPAPATLEGVEVCWTFARDLLTAGLHGAEGHGDVRVRPYGFGRTVLEFHAPEGTAVVHVHSEEIEGFLLATHELVPAGTEHRQLDLDHDLAELMRDAC
- a CDS encoding ABC-F family ATP-binding cassette domain-containing protein, with the translated sequence MTHSITCTSLAFSWPDGTPVLEGLDVAFGPGRTGLVGVNGSGKSTLLKLIAGELSPADGTVRTAGEVGHLPQSVTLDTALRVDAALGIADRRRALHAIEAGDTHERHFETIGDDWDVEERALATLGELGLGHVGLDRTIGELSGGESVLLRLAALLLRRPDILLLDEPTNNLDLYARRRLYAAVASWPGVLVVVSHDRELLDLVDQIADLRAGEVTWYGGNFSAYEEALATEQDAAERMVRVAEADLRKQKRELVDAQVKLARRKRYGQKMFDQKREPKIVMGARKRSAQESAGKHRIMHEEKLAEARERLDDAVEAVRDDDEIRVDLPFTAVPPGREVLTLMDLRLAYGARVDGGLDLRGPERVALIGRNGAGKTTLLRTIAGELAPEAGEAHAHVPLRFLPQRLDILDGELTVAENVARFAPGATNNRVRARLARFLFRGARADQKAATLSGGERFRASLAALMLAEPAPQLLMLDEPTNNLDMASVRQLTTALESYEGALVVASHDLPFLESIGITRWLLLDGELRETTAEEVASPT
- the ddaH gene encoding dimethylargininase, whose translation is MPSKKALIRRPSPRLAEGLVTHVEREKVDVELALEQWEAYAEALRTHGWETVEVDPADDCPDSVFVEDTVVMYRNVALIARSGAESRRDETLGVEEAVARLGCSVNWIWEPGTLDGGDVLKIGDTIYVGRGGRTNAAGVQQVRAAFEPLGARVVAVPVSKVLHLKSAVTALPDGTVIGHIPKVDRPSLFPRFLSVPEEAGSHVVLLGGPHVLMSAAAPKSAELLADLGLEPVVVDIGEFEKLEGCVTCLSVRLRELYA
- a CDS encoding acyl-ACP desaturase; its protein translation is MTITSPHLGSPAVWTDAKLLYALEEVVETELNRHLKVTKDWMPHEYVPWSDGRNFPGFFEDGEAWDKEQSKVTEIGRIALVVNLLTEDNLPSYHHEIASLFGRDGAWGTWVHRWTAEEGRHGIVMRDYLLASRAVDPDKLEQFRMAHMSEGFESDNRHSMLHSVAYVAFQELATRVSHRNTGHQSGDPVCDRMLARIATDENLHMVFYRNLLKAAFQLAPDLTMQAVRDVLVNFRMPGHGMPGFERFAAQMAIGEVYNLRIHHDDVIQPVLRFLKVMEIDGLGPEGQKAQEEIGLYMGGLDSEASKFDEKLAIRKARMAARAAG